In the Sphingobium sp. RAC03 genome, CTCTTCCCGATCCTTCGATCCGCCCGCGCCGCGCCTGATCGCCCGCCCTTGGTTGTCGATCTGTCCTCGCTCTGGGCCGGTCCCTTGTGCGGATCGCTGCTGGCGCTGGCGGGCGCGCAGGTGATCAAGGTCGAGAGCCGAACCCGGCTCGACGGGGCGCGGTTCGGACATGGCGGTTTCTACGACCTGCTCAATGCGGACAAGGCGAGCGTCACGCTCGACTTTCATGACGCGGCGGACCGTGGGGCGCTGGCCGCGCTGGTTGCACAGGCTGACATCGTGATCGAGGCCTCGCGCCCCCGTGCGCTGCGCCAATTGGGGATCGATCGCGACGCCGAAGTGGCGCGCGGCGCGATCTGGATCGGTATCACCGCGCATGATGATCCTGACCGGATCGGCTTTGGCGACGATGCGGCGGTGGCGGGTGGCCTGGCGGCGATCATGGCCGAGGGATGGGGCGAAGCGCTGTTCGCGGGCGATGCCATCGCCGATCCGCTGACGGGGCTGCATGCCGCGCTCGCCGCGCTGGTGGCATGGCGACAGGGGCAGGCCGGGCTGATCGCGCTGTCGCTGGCGGGCACCACGGCGTTCGCCTGCCATGCGGGCCTTGCGTCCCCTGCCCTACTGCGCGACTGGCAGGCGCGGACGCAAGCCGACGATGCGCCGCTTTATCCGCTGCGCGCGCCTGTCGGCGCGGCAGCGCTGCCGGGCGCAGACAATGACCGGGTGCTGGCGTCATGCTGATCCGCGAGGCGGAAATGGACGGCCAGCGCTGCGATGTCCGCCTGGCCGATGGCGTGATAGCGGCGATGGCCCCTGCCCTGCCCCCGCTGCCCGACGAGCCGATCCTCGACGCGCGTGGCGGCGCGCTGCTGCCGGGACTGCATGATCATCATATCCATCTGAATGCCACGGCAGCCAGCCTGATGTCCGTGCGCTGCGGGCCGCCGGACGTGCGGGACGCGGCAGGCCTAATCGCTGCCCTGCATCACGCACCTGGCGACGACTGGCTGCGCGGTGTGGGCTATCATGCCAGCGTGGCGGGGGAAATCGACCGGCACTGGCTCGACCGCAACGGCCCCGCCCGCCCCGTCCGTATCCAGCATCGCAGCGGGCGGATGTGGATCTTCAACAGCCTGGCGCTGCGCGAACTGGGTGACGGCGCGTCTGCCGATGGTCGGCTGATCGACGGCGATGCCTGGCTGCGCGGCCGCCTGCCCGTGACGCCGCTCGACCTGCGGCCTGTCGGCGATCGGCTCGCCGCGCTGGGCGTCACCGGGCTGACCGAGGTCACGCCGCGCAACGACCGGGCGGATTATCTGCGCTATGCGCAGGCGGGCCTGCCGCAACATTTGCTGGTGATGGGTGGTCCGACGCTGGACGATGCGCCGCCGGTCGGCCTGGCCAGCCGGGGCGCGGTAAAGCTCCATTATCATGACCATGACCTGCCGCCGCTCGACCAGCTCGTTGCGGAGGTTGCGCGCGCGCATGCAGCAAACCGCCCTGTCGCGTCGCATTGCGTGACCCAGGCCGAACTGGTCGTCACGCTCGCGGCGATCGCGAAAGCGGGCGCGATGGTCGGCGACCGGATCGAACATGCCGCGATCGTGACGCCCGACAATGCCGATTGGATGGCGCGGCTAGGGCTGGTCGCGGTGTCGCAACCCCATTTCATTGCCGAGCGGGGCGATGCCTATCGCCGCGACGTGGCCGCCGAGGATCGGCGCTGGCTCTATCGTCTGCGCGGCCTGCGTGCGGCGGGCGTAGGGCTGGCGGCGGGCAGCGACGCGCCCTTTGGCGGGTTGAACCCTTGGGCGTCGATGGCCGCCGCGGTGCAGCGCCCCGACGATCTTGGCCCCGACGAGGTGCTGACGCCCGAAGAGGCGCTGGCGCTCTATACCGGGCAGCCCCACGCCCCTGCCGTGCCGCGCGAGATCGCTGTGGGGGAACGCGCCGACCTGTGCCTGATCGATCGCCATTGGGCCGCCGCCCGCGCCGATCTGGCCGCCGTGACCGTGCGCGCGACATGGGTGGCAGGCCGCCTTGTCTATGGCACGATCGCGTCTACCAATCCCCATTTAAGCGCCAGCGATGCCGAGATGCGCCGCATCGACAGCGCCATATAGGCCGTCTTCTGCCGCCCGATCCGGCGCGGCAGGCTGACCGTTCCCCCTGCCCCCGGCAGCAAGCCATATTTGAGTTCGGGCAATTGGAACCAGCTATCCGCCCGCGCCTCGACCCGCCCGGCAAAGGCGGCCATCTCCACCCCTGCCCCCACCACCGCGCCATGGACATGGGCCATCACGCGCGGCGCGAGTTGCGCGAGCAGGGTGGCGGGCAGGCGCAGCGTGCGCACCCAATGGGCTTCGGCCACGTCATGGCTGAGGCCGAATTCCGCCACATCGCCGCCGACCGAAAAGCATCGCCCCGCACCCGACAGGTGGATGGTCGTGATCGCCGGATCGAGCAGAGCAACACGCAGAACTTCATACAGGGCATCGCGCATCGCGACATTGACCGCGTTGAAGCTGGCCGGGCGGTTGAGCCGCAGCATTAGCCGACTGCCCTCCATCTCCACCATCACCGGTGGCTCCGCCTCGTCGGCGTGCGACGGTGCGGGCGCAGCGCCCGCCCGCCACGTCAGAAATTCGCCACCCCGCTGGATCGTCGCGAAGGCCAGGCTCTCGGCCGTCAGCGCGGCGGCCATCGGCAATTGTTCGCTCAAGCGCAATTGCTGCACCAGCAGCATCGCCGCAAAGGGCCGCGCCGCGACATTAGCGATGATCGCCGCCAATCCCGCCTCGTCCGCCAGCAAGACATCGCAAGCGCTAGCCAATGGCCCTGCACCGATGCCAATGACCGGGCAGGGCAGCCCCCGCAACCAGTCCGACAGCCCGGCATCGCTCCCCACCAGCGTGAAGGCGAGGCAGGGCCGCTCGCTGCGCGGGCCGAAATCCTCCGGCGCTGGGTGACTTGCCGCCAGCGTAGCCAGCGCATCTGCGCTCAGGATCATCGCTGCCTTAGTCCCCCCGCTGTCCATGGGCAGGACTATAGGGGGATCAGCCCGCGACGCCAGCCTGCCCGCTATCGCCGCGCCTCGACGAAAGATGTCTGCATTGGCTCCAGCGGGACAACCGGTGCGCCCAGTTCGCGGGCCAGCATCCGTTCCATCCATCCGCGATGCCGCACCATGAAGGCGGCAAAGCCATCGGGCTTCGCTGGATCGAACATAGGCACCGCCCAGTCCACCTCCGGCGGCGCATAGTCGGGCTGCATCACACCCTTCTCGTCCTGCGGCGGGTCGATATGGCGGCCGAGATAGCGGTTGCCCTGGAAACGGATATGCGTGGCGGGACCAAAGCCCGGCTCGATCAGATAATCCGGCCCGTTGCGGCCGACCTCATGGCCGTAGCGCACCGTGCCTGCCACGGCGAAAACATTGTTGCGGAAGCGGACGTCGCTGGCCCAGCCATCCCATTGGGTGGCGATCACCATCTGTATGTCCTGCTTCGGGCCGACATGGACGACATTGCCCTCGATCAGGACATCGGCGACCGTGCCCGCCAATTGGAAGGCACGGGTGCCGTCGTTGCGGCTGACATTGGAGCGTGCCACCGTACCGCGATTGCCCAGATTGTCCTGATCGGAACGCTTTGGCGAACAGACGAGCAGGAAGCCGCCTGCATTGTCATGGCTATAATTATAGGCGATCGTCGTGCGGCGCGAATTGAAATCGGAATCGAACCCCTGCCCGTCATAGCGGGTGCGGGTAAAGGCAGCCTCGTTGAACTGAATGAGGCTATGGTCGGTGCTCCATTGCCAGATCGCGGCGGTGTAGCCCGGCGCGCGGCTGCCCGCATAGCGCACGATATTATGCTCGATCAGCGCGCCGTCCGTGCCGCGCGGGACGATGCCGTCGCCGCCGACATCCTCGACCAGATTGTCGCGGATCACTACCCCGGCGCTGGGGAACCAGCGCGCCTTCGTCACCTGGTCGCTGATCCCGGCAATGCCAGACCGGTCGACGCGCCACACGATATTGCGCTCGATGCGGATATCCTCAAACCGGGTCGGGCGTTTGGGGCCGAGCGCGCTGAAGACGATGCCACCATTATCCTTGCGATCATTGGTGCCGCGCACGTCATGGATATACATGTCGCTGATGCGGATGCCGCGCGTCACCCCGCTGTCCTGCGCCGACACCAGCACGCCAAAGCGCGATCCGGCCGGTGGCCCGTCATTGGTGACTTCCAATCCGCTGATCCGCACATATTCGGCGTTCAGGATGGCGACGCCATGCGCGGCGACCCCGCCCGCGTCGATACGCGGGCGCTGGCCCATGCCGGTCGGCCCGACCGTGATCGGCGCATCCTTGCGGCCCGACCGGGTGATGACCAGCGGCTCCTTCCACACCGATCCTGCCGCCAGCAGGATGTGATCGCCCGGTTGCAAGGACGTCGCCTTGATCCGTCCCAGCGACCGCCAGGGCGCAGTGGCAGACCCGGCATTGCTGTCCTGCCCCAGATTGGCGTCGATATAATAGGTCGCCGCCTGCGCAGCGGTTGCGCCCGTCGCGAGCAGCCACGCCGCCAGCATCAGCGCACCCGATCGGCGGCCGATCTTCAATTTTCCGTCCCGTAATAGCGACATGCGTCCCCTGTCCCACAGCATTGATTCCCATTCTGGCAGACCCGGAATAGATCGATGCTGAACGACGGGCGACGCGCCCTTAGCCCGTCATCCGGCCGCTGCGTTCGCCCGCATCCTTGCCCGCCAGATAGCCGAACACCATGGCCGGGCCGAGCGTTCCACCGGCGCCGCCATATGTCATCCCCATGGGCGACGCCATCGCGTTCCCCGCGCAATACAGCCCCTCGATAACCACGCCGTCGACATTGAGGACGCGCGAGCGCGTATCGGTCAACGGACCGCCCTTGGTCCCCAGCGCGCCCGACTTCACTTCGATCGCATAATAGGGTCCATCGCCCAGCGGTCCCAGCGTCGCGCGCTTGTCTCCGCGCCAGCGCGGGTCACCCCACCACAGGTCGTTATTCGCCTCGCCCCGTTGAAAATCGGGATCATTGGCCTGTTCGGCGTGCTGATTGAACCGGGCCACCGTCTTTTCGAGGCCTTCGGGATCAATGCCCACCCGTTCCGCCAACGCGCGCAGCGTCGGCGCGCCGGGCACCCATTGCGGCGGCGTCGCCCCCGCCTCGAAACTGTCGGTCAGCCCGCCGACGAGGAACGGATAATGGCCATAGAAGGCGGCGTTGAAGATGAACCAGCAGGGCAGGTTGGCATAGGTGAAGGCGCTGACATCCTGCTCATGGAAAGCCGCGCCGAACGCATTGTAATTGGACGCTTCATTGGTGAACCGCTTGCCCTTGCGATTGACCATCAGCCCGCCGGGCATGGTCCGTTCATAGGTGAAAAGCTGGCGCCCCATGCTGTTAAGATCGGTCGGCACTTCGATCACCGGCATCCACCAGGCTTCGCGCATATTGCCCAGCATCGCGCCGACCCGCATCGCCATTTTCAGACCATCGCCGCTATTGGTCGGCACCGACACCGGATGCGTCATCGGCCCACGGGTGAAGGCCCGCACCAGATCCTTGTTCCATTCAAAGCCGCCGGTCGCGATCACGACATTGGGCGCATGGGCAGTGCTGCCATCCTCGAACCGCACCCCCGCCACGGCCGCGCCGTCCATGATCAGTTCCATCGCGCGCTTGCCGGTCTGGGGTTCAATGCCCCGGTCGAGGCAGGCCTTCATCAACCGCCCGACCAATGCCGCCCCCATGCCGCGTGCATCGACCGCGCGCCGCTGTGCCTTGACCTCTGGACTGGCGGGCTGGGGCACGGGCTGGCCGAGCGTCGTTTCACCGACGGTCATGGTGTAATCCGGATAATAAGGCGACGCCTCCATCCAGTCGGACCAGTCGCCCAGCTCCTGATAGGGGAAAGGCGGGCATTCCAGCGTCCGTCCGCCGGTGCGCTTGGCACCGGGGAACTCGGAATGATAATCGGGGAAATCGGGAATGCTGTAGAAATGGACCGGCGTGCGGGCCTCCAGAAAGCGGATCATGTCCGTGCCTGTATCCACGAAGGTTTCGGCCATCGCCGGGTCGATCATGCCATGCGAGAGGGCGCTCAAATAGGTCAGCGCCTCTTCCCGACTATCGGTCCGGCCCTTGGCCATATGGGGATGATTGGGTATCCAGATCTGCCCACCGGACCAGGCAGATGTGCCGCCGATCTTGTCCGACTTCTCGAACACAGCCACCCGCGCGCCATATTCATGGGCCGTCACGGCCGCCGTCAGCGCCGCCGCGCCCGACCCCAGCACGATCACGTCGATGTCGCTCATCGCCCTTCCCTCCCCTATCTTTTGTCCCGTCATTCTCGTCTTCCAACGGCGCGGGGCAACTAGCGATAGTGGCAAGAGGGCGCGCGGGCCTTTACCCAAATGCGCGACGGCGGGGATGCCCATCATAGGATGGACACCGCCCGCCGTCAGGATGGTCGACCGCCGGATCGGGCGGCCGCCGGGCCGGAGACATTCAGCGCTGTGCGAGCTGGACCGTCGGCTTGTGGCTGATGGTGAGGCCGGCCTGCGCCCATTCTTCCTTCGACTGGCAGGTGGTGACGGGGATCAGCGATCCGGTCACGACTTCCTTGAAGCAATAGCGCTCGGTCTTCTGGTCGTAGCGGACCTTGGCCTGGCCATAGGTGCCGGTGGGCTGGGCGAAAGCGGGGGTGGCAGCGGCCGAAACGGCGATGGTGGCGGCGGCAATGGCGGCGACAAAAGCGATGGTCTTCATGATGTTTCTCTTTCCCTGAACAATGTGTGGCGATCCGTTGTGGATCATGCCGACAGCATTGCAGGGAGCGTGCCAATTCCAAAAAGCGTCGAAAAATAGGCGCTTTCGCCGCACTAACACGGAATTTAGTGTAAGATTTTCACCGCATATTGGTGAAATATCCGATAGGTTTGGATATTTTTCATCTCCGGTTCACATTAAGCGCCCCAGCATCTCAAACCCGACCCGTCACGGGGATCAGCGCGCCCGTAATCGCGTCCGCAGCGGGCGATAGGAGGAAAGCCGCCACCCCGGCCAGTTGCGTCGGCGTTACCCAGTTTCCAAAGTCCGCGTCGGGCATGTCGGCACGATTGGCCGGTGTGTCGAGGATGCTGGGCAGGATCGCATTGACTCGCACCCCCTGCGCTTTCACCTCTTCCGCCAGCGCTTCGGTCAGC is a window encoding:
- a CDS encoding FAD-dependent oxidoreductase, with the translated sequence MSDIDVIVLGSGAAALTAAVTAHEYGARVAVFEKSDKIGGTSAWSGGQIWIPNHPHMAKGRTDSREEALTYLSALSHGMIDPAMAETFVDTGTDMIRFLEARTPVHFYSIPDFPDYHSEFPGAKRTGGRTLECPPFPYQELGDWSDWMEASPYYPDYTMTVGETTLGQPVPQPASPEVKAQRRAVDARGMGAALVGRLMKACLDRGIEPQTGKRAMELIMDGAAVAGVRFEDGSTAHAPNVVIATGGFEWNKDLVRAFTRGPMTHPVSVPTNSGDGLKMAMRVGAMLGNMREAWWMPVIEVPTDLNSMGRQLFTYERTMPGGLMVNRKGKRFTNEASNYNAFGAAFHEQDVSAFTYANLPCWFIFNAAFYGHYPFLVGGLTDSFEAGATPPQWVPGAPTLRALAERVGIDPEGLEKTVARFNQHAEQANDPDFQRGEANNDLWWGDPRWRGDKRATLGPLGDGPYYAIEVKSGALGTKGGPLTDTRSRVLNVDGVVIEGLYCAGNAMASPMGMTYGGAGGTLGPAMVFGYLAGKDAGERSGRMTG
- a CDS encoding CoA transferase; translated protein: MTGAATTYAHRLMAQLGLEAIALDGRADPAPLAWRRAGLMAVTGRADGPALVCPAALASAADGVMMALRAIAPDKSWPLNGALLLGERARLLGLTRGGRLSANRSCRLIRVADGEVALNLAREADRDLLPILLADHKADLSDWAAIERAAAGCDSGTLLARGIEMSMAIAAVVPPCPPARLFPILRSARAAPDRPPLVVDLSSLWAGPLCGSLLALAGAQVIKVESRTRLDGARFGHGGFYDLLNADKASVTLDFHDAADRGALAALVAQADIVIEASRPRALRQLGIDRDAEVARGAIWIGITAHDDPDRIGFGDDAAVAGGLAAIMAEGWGEALFAGDAIADPLTGLHAALAALVAWRQGQAGLIALSLAGTTAFACHAGLASPALLRDWQARTQADDAPLYPLRAPVGAAALPGADNDRVLASC
- a CDS encoding right-handed parallel beta-helix repeat-containing protein — its product is MSLLRDGKLKIGRRSGALMLAAWLLATGATAAQAATYYIDANLGQDSNAGSATAPWRSLGRIKATSLQPGDHILLAAGSVWKEPLVITRSGRKDAPITVGPTGMGQRPRIDAGGVAAHGVAILNAEYVRISGLEVTNDGPPAGSRFGVLVSAQDSGVTRGIRISDMYIHDVRGTNDRKDNGGIVFSALGPKRPTRFEDIRIERNIVWRVDRSGIAGISDQVTKARWFPSAGVVIRDNLVEDVGGDGIVPRGTDGALIEHNIVRYAGSRAPGYTAAIWQWSTDHSLIQFNEAAFTRTRYDGQGFDSDFNSRRTTIAYNYSHDNAGGFLLVCSPKRSDQDNLGNRGTVARSNVSRNDGTRAFQLAGTVADVLIEGNVVHVGPKQDIQMVIATQWDGWASDVRFRNNVFAVAGTVRYGHEVGRNGPDYLIEPGFGPATHIRFQGNRYLGRHIDPPQDEKGVMQPDYAPPEVDWAVPMFDPAKPDGFAAFMVRHRGWMERMLARELGAPVVPLEPMQTSFVEARR
- a CDS encoding enoyl-CoA hydratase/isomerase family protein → MILSADALATLAASHPAPEDFGPRSERPCLAFTLVGSDAGLSDWLRGLPCPVIGIGAGPLASACDVLLADEAGLAAIIANVAARPFAAMLLVQQLRLSEQLPMAAALTAESLAFATIQRGGEFLTWRAGAAPAPSHADEAEPPVMVEMEGSRLMLRLNRPASFNAVNVAMRDALYEVLRVALLDPAITTIHLSGAGRCFSVGGDVAEFGLSHDVAEAHWVRTLRLPATLLAQLAPRVMAHVHGAVVGAGVEMAAFAGRVEARADSWFQLPELKYGLLPGAGGTVSLPRRIGRQKTAYMALSMRRISASLALKWGLVDAIVP
- a CDS encoding amidohydrolase family protein, coding for MLIREAEMDGQRCDVRLADGVIAAMAPALPPLPDEPILDARGGALLPGLHDHHIHLNATAASLMSVRCGPPDVRDAAGLIAALHHAPGDDWLRGVGYHASVAGEIDRHWLDRNGPARPVRIQHRSGRMWIFNSLALRELGDGASADGRLIDGDAWLRGRLPVTPLDLRPVGDRLAALGVTGLTEVTPRNDRADYLRYAQAGLPQHLLVMGGPTLDDAPPVGLASRGAVKLHYHDHDLPPLDQLVAEVARAHAANRPVASHCVTQAELVVTLAAIAKAGAMVGDRIEHAAIVTPDNADWMARLGLVAVSQPHFIAERGDAYRRDVAAEDRRWLYRLRGLRAAGVGLAAGSDAPFGGLNPWASMAAAVQRPDDLGPDEVLTPEEALALYTGQPHAPAVPREIAVGERADLCLIDRHWAAARADLAAVTVRATWVAGRLVYGTIASTNPHLSASDAEMRRIDSAI